Proteins from a genomic interval of Cottoperca gobio chromosome 8, fCotGob3.1, whole genome shotgun sequence:
- the cnp gene encoding 2',3'-cyclic-nucleotide 3'-phosphodiesterase: protein MESEAGAVAEPDESSEKIFDPVAALDAEPKSIQPVPENDPEPLPVQTPLAESDPEPEKLAESVPQEQTLPEPTALQPPGETQPPSEEKNVSEEGGTEAELQISMNTGAEDEVVGKDVAPEAPKEVEEEKPAEAVTLKEEASAEVGSVKPAEDQKEGEPEKVESETLKDAEAAGGDCVKSEKNDAKLQKEEDTVPASGSLSFALLDREQTRDALRTSRTLVVLRGLPGSGKSFLARAIADVYKDHCSVICADDHGVKPENPESSADGYKALDEAVVACCSAGTTSSVLMVVDDTNHTQDRLARLGEIAEQHNFVAVFLEPLTEWSRDPAQLTKKTGRGLQEAQLEAMRGPLEEMSLPLFFGWFLLSSARDKVRCTSMDFLKTLDTLDAFKKHLSDFTGKAEKEVDLEQYFQSKGTLLHCTTKFCNYGKAEGAKEYVQNPTVKDLYGSAFELSLSALFVTPRTVGARVSLTEEQLLLWPADAEKESESASLPRGSRAHITLGCAENVEPVQTGVDLLEILALQQEGQRGELIEEMELGSLTYYGEGRWLLTLREPICSPACFSSVYGRKEIEPTKKEPEKKKKQKCNIL from the exons ATGGAGTCAGAGGCTGGTGCGGTGGCAGAACCAGATGAGTCATCTGAAAAGATCTTTGACCCAGTTGCAGCTTTAGACGCAGAACCAAAAAGCATCCAGCCTGTGCCAGAGAATGACCCAGAACCTTTGCCTGTGCAAACACCTCTGGCAGAGAGTGACCCTGAACCAGAGAAGTTGGCAGAATCAGTTCCACAAGAGCAAACATTACCTGAACCAACCGCGCTGCAGCCGCCAGGAGAGACTCAGCCCCCCAGCGAAGAGAAGAACGTGTCAGAAGAAGGGGGAACTGAGGCAGAGTTGCAGATTAGCATGAATACTGGCGCTGAAGATGAGGTGGTGGGAAAAGATGTCGCACCAGAGGCTCCgaaagaggtggaagaagaaaaGCCAGCAGAGGCTGTGACATTGAAGGAAGAGGCATCTGCTGAAGTTGGAAGTGTGAAACCTGCAGAGGACCAGAAGGAAGGGGAACCAGAAAAAGTGGAGTCTGAAACTCTGAAGGACGCTGAAGCGGCAGGAGGTGATTGTGTTAAATCTGAGAAGAATGATGCCAAGCTTCAGAAGGAAGAGGATACGGTCCCTGCGTCTGGCTCCCTGTCCTTCGCCCTGCTGGACCGAGAGCAGACCAGAGACGCTCTGCGAACCTCTCGTACCCTTGTTGTCCTCAGAGGCCTTCCAGGAAGTGGTAAAAGCTTCTTGGCACGTGCCATAGCTGACGTCTACAAAGACCACTGCTCTGTCATCTGTGCTGATGACCACGGTGTAAAGCCAGAGAATCCAGAATCCTCTGCGGACGGGTACAAGGCTCTGGACGAGGCTGTGGTGGCCTGCTGCAGTGCAGGAACCACCTCCTCTGTGCTGATGGTGGTGGATGACACCAACCACACCCAGGACCGGCTGGCCCGCCTGGGGGAGATTGCCGAGCAACACAACTTCGTCGCAGTCTTTTTGGAGCCACTTACTGAATGGAGCAGAGATCCGGCACAGCTGACCAAGAAGACCGGGCGTGGACTGCAGGAGGCCCAACTGGAAGCCATGAGGGGTCCACTTGAGGAAATGtcccttcctcttttctttggcTGGTTTCTTCTGTCCTCCGCCCGGGACAAGGTCAGGTGCACATCAATGGACTTCCTGAAAACACTGGACACCTTGGATGCCTTCAAGAAACACTTGAGTGACT TCACTGGGAAAGCGGAGAAGGAGGTGGATTTGGAGCAATACTTTCAGTCCAAAGGAACCCTCCTCCATTGCACTACCAAATTCTGTAACTATGGAAAAGCAGAGGGTGCCAAAGAGTACGTGCAGAATCCA ACGGTTAAAGATTTGTATGGTTCTGCCTTCGAGCTGTCACTGAGTGCCCTCTTTGTGACTCCTCGCACTGTTGGTGCCAGAGTGTCCCTCACCGAGGAGCAGCTTCTGCTGTGGCCAGCTGATGCCGAAAAGGAGTCCGAGTCTGCCTCCCTGCCACGGGGAAGCCGCGCCCACATCACTCTAGGATGTGCCGAGAATGTTGAGCCAGTTCAGACGGGCGTGGATCTGCTGGAGATCCTGGCCCTGCAGCAGGAAGGCCAGCGGGGGGAGCTCATCGAGGAGATGGAGCTCGGCTCGCTGACCTACTATGGCGAGGGAAGGTGGCTGCTCACTCTCAGAGAGCCTATCTGCTCCCCAGCCTGCTTCTCCAGCGTCTACGGGCGCAAGGAGATCGAGCCGACCAAAAAAGAACCcgagaagaaaaagaagcagaagtgcaacatactgtaa
- the aclya gene encoding LOW QUALITY PROTEIN: ATP-citrate synthase (The sequence of the model RefSeq protein was modified relative to this genomic sequence to represent the inferred CDS: deleted 1 base in 1 codon), with product MSAKAISEQTGKEFLYKHICTSAAVQNRFRYANVTPETDLDRLAQDHPWLLTERLVVKPDQLIKRRGKLGLVGVNLDLNGVREWLKSRFMRETMVGKAKGVLKNFLIEPFVAHKQEEEFYVCVYASREGDYVLFHHEGGVDVGDVDAKAKKLLIGVDEKISEDCVKKELLTHVPNDKQVVLSSFIVGLFNLYEDLFFTYLEINPLVVTKDGVYVLDMAAKIDATADYLCKAKWGDVEFPPPFGREAYPEEAYIADLDAKSGASLKLTLLNPRGRIWTMVAGGGASVVYSDTICDLGGVNELANYGEYSGAPSEQQTYDYAKTILSLMTREKHPDGKVLIIGGSIANFTNVAATFKGIVRAIRDFQVPLKEHEVTIFVRRGGPNYQEGLRVMGEVGKTTGIPIHVFGTETHMTAIVGMALGHRPIPNQPPAAAHTANFLLNSSGSTSTPVSSRTASFSDNRAKVEASPAKKDKAGAPIAKATTLFSKHTKSIVWGMQTRAVQGMLDFDYVCSREEPSVAAMVYPFTGDHKQKYYWGHKEILLPVYKNMSDAMKKHPDVDVLINFASLRSAFDSTVETMQYPQIHTIAIIAEGIPEAHTRKIIKAADKKGITIIGPATVGGIKPGCFKIGNTGGMLDNILASKLYRPGSVAYVSRSGGMSNELNNIISRTTDGVFEGVAIGGDRYPGSVFTDHVLRYQDTPGVKMIVVLGEIGGTEEYMICQAMKQGRITKPMVCWCIGTCATMFSSEVQFGHAGACANQASETAVAKNKALKEAGAFVPKSFDELGEIIISVYDDLVARGVIQPAEEMPPPTVPMDYSWARELGLIRKPASFMTSICDERGQELIYAGMPITEVFKSEIGLGGTLGLLWFQRRLPRYACQFIEMCLMVTADHGPAVSGAHNTIVCARAGKDLISCLTSGLLTIGDRFGGALDAAAKQFSKAFDSGMLPMEFVNKMKKDGKLIMGIGHRVKSINNPDMRVQILKDFVKQHFPSTQLLDYALDVEKITTSKKPNLILNVDGFIGVAFVDLLRTCGGFTRDEADEFVEIGALNGIFVLGRSMGFIGHYLDQKRLKQGLYRHPWDDISYVLPEHMSM from the exons ATGTCGGCCAAAGCCATCTCCGAGCAGACGGGAAAGGAGTTCCTCTACAAGCACATCTGCACGTCGGCTGCCGTCCAGAACAGATTCCGCTACGCCAAC GTCACGCCCGAGACCGACTTGGACCGACTGGCGCAGGATCACCCATGGCTGCTCACAGAG agaCTGGTGGTGAAGCCGGACCAGCTGATCAAGAGGCGAGGGAAGCTCGGCCTGGTCGGCGTCAACCTGGACCTGAACGGCGTCAGAGAGTGGCTGAAGTCCCGCTTCATGAGAGAGACGATG GTGGGAAAAGCCAAAGGCGTTCTCAAGAACTTCCTCATCGAGCCCTTTGTGGCCCATAAGCAG GAGGAGGAATTCTACGTGTGCGTCTACGCCAGCCGGGAGGGCGACTACGTGCTGTTTCACCACGAGGGAGGGGTGGATGTGGGAGACGTGGACGCCAAGGCGAAGAAGCTGCTGATTGGGGTGGATGAAAAGATCAGTGAAGACTGTGTGAAGAAGGAGCTGCTGACTCACGTCCCCAACGACAAGCAAGT agtCCTGTCCAGCTTCATCGTTGGGCTCTTCAACCTGTACGAGGATCTGTTCTTCACGTACCTGGAGATCAATCCGCTCG tGGTCACAAAAGATGGAGTTTACGTGCTGGACATGGCAGCGAAGATCGACGCCACAGCTGACTATCTCTGCAAGGCCAAGTGGGGCGATGTGGAGTTCCCTCCACCCTTCGGCAGGGAGGCCTACCCCGAG GAGGCCTACATTGCCGACCTTGATGCAAAGAGTGGCGCGAGCCTCAAACTGACCCTCCTCAACCCCCGAGGCAGGATCTGGACCATGGTCGCAGGAGGAGGCGCCTCAGTGGTTTACAG TGACACGATCTGTGACTTGGGCGGCGTCAACGAGCTGGCTAATTATGGAGAGTATTCAGGAGCACCAAGCGAACAGCAGACCTATGACTACGCCAAGACGATCCTGTCTCTGATGACCAGAGAGAAGCACCCTGACG GAAAGGTTTTGATCATCGGGGGAAGCATTGCAAACTTCACAAATGTTGCAGCAACATTTAAG GGGATTGTTCGAGCCATCAGAGACTTTCAGGTGCCTCTGAAGGAGCATGAGGTCACCATCTTTGTCCGCCGTGGAGGCCCCAACTACCAGGAAGGTCTACGAGTGATGGGAGAAGTTG GCAAGACAACTGGGATCCCCATCCATGTCTTTGGCACAGAGACTCACATGACGGCCATTGTTGGCATGGCACTGGGCCACAGGCCAATCCCCAACcagcctcctgctgctgcccaCACCGCCAACTTCCTCCTCAACTCCAGCGGCAGCACATCG ACTCCAGTCTCCAGCAGAACTGCTTCTTTCTCTGACAACAGAGCCAAAGTTGAGGCTTCACCAGCCAAGAAGGACAAAGCTGGAGCTCCCATcg CAAAGGCAACTACCCTCTTCAGCAAACACACCAAGTCCATAGTGTGGGGTATGCAGACCCGGGCGGTGCAGGGCATGCTGGACTTTGACTACGTCTGCTCCAGAGAAGAGCCATCTGTCGCTGCCATGGTCTACCCGTTCAC TGGAGACCACAAACAGAAGTACTACTGGGGCCATAAAGAGATCCTCCTCCCGGTCTACAAGAACATGAGCGACGCCATGAAGAAGCACCCAGATGTGGACGTGCTCATCAACTTTGCGTCTTTGCGTTCGGCCTTCGATAGCACCGTGGAGACCATGCAGTACCCACAG ATTCACACCATTGCCATCATCGCTGAGGGAATCCCTGAAGCCCACACCAGGAAGATCATCAAGGCTGCAGATAAGAAGGGCATTACGATCATTGGACCGGCGACC GTGGGAGGAATCAAGCCAGGCTGTTTCAAGATCGGCAACACCGGAGGAATGCTGGATAACATCCTCGCCTCCAAGCTCTATCGCCCAGGCAGTGTGGCCTACGTGTCCCGCTCAGGCGGCATGTCCAATGAACTCAACAACATAATCTCGCGCACCACTGACGGTGTTTTCGAAGGTGTGGCCATCGGTGGGGACAG ATACCCCGGCTCGGTGTTTACTGATCACGTGCTGCGCTACCAAGACACTCCTGGAGTCAAGATGATTGTTGTGCTGGGGGAG ATTGGAGGCACAGAGGAGTACATGATCTGCCAGGCCATGAAGCAGGGCAGGATCACAAAGCCTATGGTGTGCTGGTGTATCGGCACCTGTGCTACCATGTTCTCCTCCGAG gttCAGTTCGGCCATGCAGGAGCCTGTGCCAACCAGGCCTCTGAGACCGCAGTAGCTAAGAACAAGGCTCTGAAGGAGGCAGGAGCCTTCGTCCCCAAGAGCTTTGATGAGCTGGGAGAGATCATCAT TTCTGTTTACGATGATCTTGTTGCCAGAGGAGTTATCCAGCCAGCCGAAGAGATGCCTCCTCCCACTGTGCCGATGGATTACTCCTGGGCCCGA GAGCTGGGTCTGATCCGTAAACCTGCTTCCTTCATGACCAGTATCTGTGACGAGCGGGGTCAGGAGCTCATCTACGCAGGCATGCCCATCACTGAGGTCTTCAAGTCAGAAATAGGCCTCGGAGGAACTCTGGGGCTTCTCTGGTTCCAGAGGAG GTTGCCGAGGTATGCCTGTCAGTTCATTGAGATGTGCCTGATGGTGACTGCGGATCACGGCCCAGCGGTCTCCGGTGCACACAACACAATAGTGTGTGCTCGAGCCGGCAAAGATCTCATCTCCTGCCTCACCTCCGGCCTGCTCACCATC GGTGACCGCTTTGGAGGTGCTCTGGATGCTGCAGCAAAGCAGTTCAGCAAGGCCTTTGACAGCGGCATGCTGCCCATGGAGTTTGTGAACAAGATGAAGAAGGATGGCAAGCTGATCATGGGCATTGGACACCGAGTTAAGTCG ATTAACAACCCCGACATGAGAGTGCAGATCCTGAAGGACTTTGTGAAGCAGCACTTCCCCTCCACCCAGCTGCTGGACTACGCTCTAGATGTGGAGAAGATCACCACGTCCAAA AAACCCAACTTGATCCTGAACGTGGACGGCTTCATTGGTGTGGCCTTTGTGGACTTGCTCAGGACTTGTGGTGGCTTTACAAG GGATGAAGCCGACGAGTTTGTGGAGATTGGAGCTCTGAACGGCATCTTTGTCCTGGGGCGTAGCATGGGATTTATCG GACACTATCTGGACCAGAAGAGGCTGAAGCAGGGTCTGTATCGCCACCCTTGGGATGACATCTCCTATGTGCTCCCAGAACACATGTCCATGTAG
- the LOC115012149 gene encoding kelch-like protein 11 — protein sequence MAAAAPNPEDTARSSSSSGTSTPSALAGDGDAEESEDFTSASHCSELSRRQNEQRKQGLFCDVTLAFSSGAASGSVQSCEYSAHRSVLAAATDYFTPLLGGQFSESLSGRVEMKEWSSELGPDPDTVQSVIQYMYTGEIRVSTCNVHEVLELADRFLLLQLKDFCGEFLKKKLSLTNCVAVHSLAHMYTLDQLALRAADMIRRNFHKVIQDDEFYTLPFHLVRDWLSDAEITVDSEEVLFEAVVKWVQKNPEERSRYFEELFRLLRLPQIKPTYLTRVVKTEQLVALNEACLRLVSEAVEGHAIRFENLKSTDMEFWSSHMASFQPRFGQNMDVIMVVGGVSEGGDYLSECVGYFIYEDRWVNLPHIHNHLDGHAIAATESHVYVAGSMEPGFAKTVERYNPNRNTWEQVSNLTTRKHSFGLTCIKDILYSIGGHGNFSPGFKDVSIYEPEQDKWHNLESAPKILRDVKAVSVEDRYVYVMARTPVDTDNEDGLKTVTTRYDTESRQWQDVESLPLIDNYCIFQMAVASTNFYHTASCCPKSYTVRDEVAKQKISVRISDEILESLPPEVTSIEGAAICHFDEDVFIIGGWKNSDDVDKQYRKEAYRYCAERKRWMLLPPMPQPRCRATACHVRIPYRFLYGCQRYPMPQNLARQRDRMQQMQQLHRRTLTLRRQLQSQIEC from the exons ATGGCAGCGGCGGCCCCGAACCCGGAGGACACCGCCAGGAGCAGCAGTAGCAGCGGCACCAGCACACCCAGCGCCCTCGCCGGAGACGGGGACGCCGAGGAGTCCGAGGACTTCACGTCCGCCTCCCACTGCTCGGAGCTGTCTCGGCGGCAGAACGAGCAGAGGAAGCAGGGCTTGTTCTGCGACGTGACGCTGGCCTTCAGCAGCGGGGCGGCTAGCGGGAGCGTGCAGAGCTGCGAGTATTCAGCCCACAGGTCCGTCCTGGCTGCGGCCACCGATTATTTCACCCCGCTTCTCGGAGGACAGTTCTCCGAGTCCTTGTCCGGACGGGTTGAGATGAAGGAATGGAGCTCAGAACTGGGTCCGGACCCAGATACGGTTCAGAGTGTCATCCAGTATATGTACACTGGAGAAATACGCGTTAGCACCTGCAATGTGCATGAAGTACTGGAGCTAGCTGACAG gttcctcctgctgcagctgaaggaTTTCTGCGGCGAGTtcctgaagaagaagctgagcTTGACCAACTGTGTGGCGGTGCACAGTCTAGCCCACATGTACACCTTGGACCAGCTGGCTCTACGGGCTGCAGACATGATCCGTCGCAACTTCCACAAGGTCATCCAGGACGACGAGTTCTACACGCTGCCCTTTCACCTGGTCCGTGACTGGCTGTCGGATGCAGAGATCACAGTGGACTCTGAGGAGGTGCTATTTGAAGCTGTGGTCAAGTGGGTGCAGAAGAACCCAGAGGAGCGAAGCCGCTACTTTGAGGAGCTGTTCCGTCTCCTGAGGCTGCCACAGATCAAGCCCACCTACCTGACCAGGGTGGTGAAGACTGAGCAGCTGGTGGCCTTAAATGAAGCCTGCCTCCGGCTGGTGTCGGAGGCGGTGGAGGGCCACGCTATACGCTTCGAGAACCTCAAGTCAACTGACATGGAGTTCTGGTCTTCCCACATGGCTTCCTTTCAGCCTCGCTTCGGCCAGAACATGGACGTTATCATGGTGGTAGGAGGCGTGTCAGAGGGGGGGGACTACCTGAGTGAGTGTGTGGGCTACTTCATTTACGAGGACCGTTGGGTCAACCTGCCGCACATTCACAACCACCTGGATGGCCACGCTATCGCTGCCACAGAGTCCCACGTCTACGTAGCCGGATCTATGGAACCAGGCTTTGCTAAGACGGTGGAACGTTACAATCCTAATCGCAACACCTGGGAGCAGGTGAGCAACCTGACCACACGCAAACACTCCTTTGGCCTCACCTGTATAAAGGATATACTGTACAGCATCGGTGGCCATGGAAACTTCAGTCCGGGTTTCAAAGACGTCAGTATATACGAGCCTGAGCAGGACAAGTGGCACAATCTGGAATCTGCCCCCAAAATCCTGCGGGACGTGAAGGCAGTGAGCGTGGAGGACCGCTATGTGTACGTCATGGCACGCACACCTGTCGATACAGATAATGAGGATGGACTGAAGACGGTGACCACGCGCTATGACACAGAGAGCCGCCAGTGGCAAGACGTTGAATCCTTGCCGCTTATTGACAACTATTGCATCTTCCAGATGGCTGTGGCTTCCACTAACTTCTACCACACGGCCTCCTGCTGCCCCAAGAGCTACACAGTGCGGGATGAGGTTGCCAAGCAAAAGATCAGTGTGCGGATCTCTGATGAGATCCTGGAGAGCCTGCCACCAGAGGTGACCAGCATCGAGGGAGCTGCCATCTGCCACTTCGACGAGGACGTCTTCATCATCGGAGGCTGGAAGAACAGTGATGATGTGGACAAGCAGTACCGCAAGGAGGCTTACCGCTACTGTGCTGAGAGGAAACGCTGGATGCTGCTGCCGCCCATGCCTCAGCCTCGCTGCCGAGCCACCGCCTGCCATGTCCGCATCCCCTACCGCTTCCTGTACGGCTGCCAGCGCTACCCCATGCCCCAGAACCTGGCCCGCCAGCGAGATCGCATGCAGCAGATGCAGCAGCTTCACCGACGCACGCTCACCTTACGCCGGCAGCTCCAGTCGCAGATAGAGTGCTGA